The DNA region ataggccagaACGGTCTACAAGGATCTACGACCTGATCTACATAAAACTTGACCTGAACTGGTTTATTTAATCAAAAATGTTTGGTtcagacttttttaaaaatctattaaattaaatataggccggcctatatatatatatatatatatatatatatatatatatatttatttatattattttttggatacaattaattttttttaaaactatcacactttgattacacattactgctacataacttctattcctatgatcaaggactttaattacaatttaggtacGAGTCATGTGCCATCttatattcctcattattttgatttgactttccttttttttttttaactttcctattagTTCCTacttcataaaatattaaatatttattgtgaagaaaactttttaaaagGCCAGACCAGACTTTTAAAAAGACCATGCCGAaccaaaataaaagcctttgatagACTATAGGTTAGACTCATGCATCAAAGATTCatcgtaggctaggctcaggccttTCAAAGTTTGGTTTAGCCTATTCTCACCCCTAAGTAAGGGTGTCAAATTGtcgatcaaaataaatttttagataATCTTAAATCATCActtattcatatataattttaaccaATTTTTATGTGatgtatatttaaaaattttaattttaagaaataattaatattacttaATTACATAGAGATTGATTGACACCACAAACCATATGATAATTTAAGACAACCTAATAAGTTATTGTCAAGGAGATGCTTAATTTGTTTGGATGTTTAAAAATCACCACTCatatattttgtaatgttatttCATTCATATAATATGACCATATAAAACTCTAATCATATGTTTAAAGATATAGTTAAATGTGATATTGTCATTAGAAATAATGGTGGGAGAGTGACTCCCAAGATATAGCTGACGAGATCATAGTCAATAAGATTTcagttaaattattaatttatactaaGGAgggtaatttattttacaaacacaataatataattaattgataattttgcTTCCTAAATATGTTATTAGAGGCTTAGTTTCTAAGTTTatgtacataaaaaaatacatattaaaaaaggtcatgtttcttaaataaaatttgatattttaagaaattaatcatTAACTTCTAGTAAAAAAATACCTTAAATTTACCTAAATTAAAGTAAGGAAATTTTAAAATcgtcagaattttttttattaatgtcagtggcacaaaaataattcaacatatgaaaaaaatacagTTGATTCACATCATTAGTCATCActcttagaaattaaataagccAGTAGCATGGACAGTGTGTTTTGTTTCACACTTCAACTCAACGTAAACCCATTTCATgcagatgaaataaaatattgctTCTACATTTTGTGTTTTGGAAGCTGTGAAATGATGTTTAAAGTACATTCCAACGGTTTTTCAAATTATCCGAAGTCACCGTACACTAAATTATATCTAATCAACCCTGCTTAAGTCAAAATCCTAACTGCTTATCATCATATGTGTTTGACAATCAGCAATATGAATTGAAATCTCTTGTTAGAAAAAGAGAGGAAGAGATAAGAGATTATAGAGAAGATTCTCTTTATTTAACACACTTGTTCTATAATACAACAACCCATAGgtattacataattatttaattaagacaCTAAATGAAGATAATGTCATAgtcttttcaatatatatagtgattatatatacaaaataatatcCCTTAATTCTTATTAAGTCAAACTCATTCATCTTCTGATAGTAATTGataatcatttattttctaataactaTTATAATTTCTAACAAATTTAACTTCTTAAAGATAGAGTGGGACAAGTATCATTTTTCCTTGACAAATCATCACTCATACATTTATTGTGGTGGGTAGCCAATGATCAAAACGAGGGAGAGAAGGATCTTCCTTTATTACATGCcattaatagaaattatttcCATGTTATCATGGACCCAACGACCTAGcttcatataaataattaataacctATAAACAAACTTTCTGGTCAATAAAACCTATAAATGACCCACTATAGTGATGTTCTTCCAGTGTAATAAATAGTTCCACCTAAACTTTCTTCAATTACAGTACAATAAAACAGTTTGAAGCAAAACAGGCTTACTTACGACATTATTAATGAAGGGAATTAATTAAAACTCGTGATATCGATCATTCATATCTCCATCAGCCTTTCAAACCTTTTCATGGCAGAAGCAGGCAAACCTAGGAGCACGTTTATGCTTTTACTTTCTTCATTATGAGACAAGAACAAAATGACTTCCTTTCCAGGCAAAGTTACAGGCCCAAAAAAGAAGGGCTTCCCCCATCCGAAATCTGCACTTCGGAAAGGTATCCTAGTCCATGTTGTGATCAAAAGTGTTGCTGTTAAGGAAGGCCTTGATCTTTTCACTTCAAAGTAATCAATAGCAGATCTCATGTAACTATCTTTGACCATATCAATTGCCTTCCCAACCAATCCCACACTAAATGAAAGGGGATTATTCACTAATTCCTCTACCTTGCATAGagcatttgaaaacacaatgGCATTGCCAAAGTATCCCTTTGGTATTGGAGGCACAAATTTAGACCTTCCATCAACAGCAAAAAGTAGCTTTGTTTGTTGATTAGAGTGCGTCCCTAAGGCTTCACTTCTAGCTCTCCAGACAAAAGCTGTGAGTGCTTCAAAAGTAGAGCACTTTTTTACAACACCGTCTTCTGTGGCTACTTTCTTAAGCAGCTCAAGCTTATCTGGGTCGAAACAGAAGGACTTGTAGAGGATCTCTTCCTCCTCGTAGAGTTTTGTGGCATTTGATACATCTTCAATTTCGTCGAATTCGTGGTGTGGAAACTCTATTTTAGGAGGGTTTCGTGCTCTTAGGATAGTTCGGTCCAGAACTGGTGAGATGCTCAAGTCCAAGCCTCTGGCTGTCTCACCCCATGCGTTCACGAATTGCATAGCACATATACCATCAGACATGCAATGGTTCACGTTTACGCCCAAAACAAATCCTCCACATTTGAACTTTGTCACCTAAAAGAGAGGCCGGGTTTCGTTGCCCTTTAAGTCATAAACATGTATATACGCTTTTAATTTGCAATAAAGGTCTActacggtaaaaaaaaaaaaaaacttaaatatattttttacatctaTAATAtagttaatttgattttattatctaattttttattttttattttactgtataaaatattttgttaattttaatatttatcgtCAGATCCATTAAGTGTTATATtagtatcatttgattgatGATgtgaaatgataaaatttttgtaatgtccaaaataattaaagttatagtatatactatttttttttataaaaccatcTCTTATAATtgagtaattttaaattgttaaaaatattacgtAAATATAagctattttcttaattaattatttttatgatattaatatatctttttctactttattaataatactctttaattttttaatgacttTTAAACCCTTCTATgctagtaaataaaaaaatagagaatttatgtctaaattatttttgtaaaaaatctGCAAGACAAATTATGTTattcaataacaaaatttaataagcagagaatattttaaaaatttcaacgaattttccaataaatttcagaaaataattatacttttttttattaaaatcattgtaaaatttgaagaaaaaatctgtaagaaaatcacaagatttttaaaaaagaatttgcaCAAAACCTACAAGAAAAATTTGCAGGTATAAGTTATGTTATACAAAACGAGAGTataataaataatcataaaaaataaaaaaatatcataaaaatacaaCTTGTACTTCATATTTGATGGCCGACCAAATAGATCACTCGACAttcaaagaattttaaaaaaataattaaaatttgaagaaaacTCTATCATTTAtcagaaaaataaagataatccttaaaataaaaaataatttatcatataagaaaaataagataagatcatatcttttcataattaattaactgaAAAACTTGCATTTAACCACATGTTTGAATAtttcctaaaagaaaaaaaaatacatattactcatttggtttaaaatattaaaaaaatatttatatcttattcttaaatataaataaatcttaattaattttattttatttaatgaaaatttatttatatttttaagttcaaatagaataaaaaaaacttcgtaccccattgcccagaggctcttcgctatgcgaaggtatagggaagggatgttgtacgcagccttaaaTGTTTTTACACGCTgtaccagggctcgccctcaagTTCAAATAGAATaatctaagaaaaaaatatttttaattaaaattgatagaatttaataaaattaactattttttattataaatgagaTGGGAGGAGTACGTACCAATTTACTTGAGTCCAAATTAAAACTGCCGATAATAACTTTTACGTTAAAGACATGAATTCTAGATTCCATTAGTTTTGCCTTTAAACAATGACTCTCTCTTTTTCGTACGtagttgttagtttttattactTAAGAGATATGTAATTGATGAGaggattaataattaattaagaacaCAAACCTGAGTTAGCAAAGGAGGTATCTGAAGCAAGTTGGTTGCACCAGGGATATCATAAACCAGTTTTCCAAGAGTTTGAAGGTCGGGTTGTTTTGCCAAATCTCCCAAGTCCTTTATCACACAGTTTGCTTCTTCAGCCTCAACAAACACAACACCCTCACCTGTGCACTCTATGATCAGCTTCCCTTCTGAACTGATGGTCAATCTTCCAGCCATAGGGTAATAGTGAACAAGAACTTTTGACAAAGCATCCTTTATGACTTGTGCTGCTTCCTCGTTCCCTCTACATGGAGacttattataaaagtaaacgGTTCGAACTGGATGTGCTATGTTCTGGTCAAGGTTTGAAAGGAAGTATATacccttttttgtttcttctgctGGTGGCACCAGAGTTGCTTCTCCTACCCTTATATTCAGTTTATTCGCCATATATATGAACCTGATGCAtgaccacaatttttttttaaaaggagagTTACATTTGTATTTAAAAACGTGTGTGTAAAGAGCATCGCAATGCAAATTTTCTGTAATACGTAcagtatatatattatgaatatgCAAAAAGAAGTTGCAGAACTTACTCAGATCAGATGTTTACAGCAAAGCTAGCTAGGATGGTGAAAGAAAATTGATACACAGATATGATTATAGACGATTATATAACTCAATTGTGCATATACTCTATTTCttcaaaaagaaatttatataGGAAGAGGTTAGCCACTTGCTTTTGGTGAACGAGAATAATTATTAAACTATACTATATTCAGTCTTGTTTGActtgagaaaataatttaattaattgctaTAAATAATAGGACAAATAATCTATTTgatccttaatttattttattttatttgtttaatttaattatttattttttaaaaattttattttaattttttaaaatatttaaaatggtcCACCTAATAGTAACACCATTAACCATTAAAGAATATTGACGGATAAAAACTGGCGTAAAATGTGTTTCTTCTCCCTCCGTAAGAATACATACGAAAAATTCCGGTCTTAATTAATTTGGGATTCATATGTTCTTTAgggattttattcttttctagAATTGCTCTGTTCCTGCTTGGATAAGGATTACGATTATCATGTTAGGGTGATTAATTAGCTCCGTCGCCCAACACAAGAGTTGCCATCAGGTGCTGCAGGTAAGAGGAGGGAGTAGAGGGAGccaggaagaagaaaagaatgagGAAGAATTACAAACAAACTTGAATTTTGTAGTGATATTTAActgtcattatttttattttattattaaagttaacatttagatgaaaataaatatcattttaaaaagaaaaaaaattaaaattaaaattaaataaatcatttagcCTAAATAATTACTatagtataaaataaagtttaatgTCATTGTCTGGGGAATGTGCCGTGCCCAAACATTTAACGCTGAGTATCCAGCAATAATGGCCATTGAGATATTCAGGTCCATACTTCCGAATGGATGgtacttgtttttgttttttggttgtTTTGAGTTTCATTGCCAAAACAGTtagagaaatataaaatatgtaggTGTTCTTCgagttaatttgttaataacaCAATTTACAGTCTTTATCACGTGATCAGGATTTGGGAAATTGCTCTTGAACAAGCGGTGTGCATATTTTGAGAGAGATAGAATAGATAAGTACtacttaattgataatattgGTAACATGAtcggacaaaaataaaaaaaatgaaagatattaatagaactttttttttaagtccAAATATCATCACttcattgatttattttaaatgaatttgttTAGTTTTTCAAAGGTAAATAAACTCGCGCTCTTTGAGTCTTTTGGAGACATGGTCAATACGCTAGGTCAACACGAATTGATATGGTGAAGAATGATTCATGCACCAATGGCAATATTAATTAGCAAAAAGGACATGCTGGGACGTTGTTTTAACTTGTATTTATTGATTGGATTTCAGACCGTACGTGCATCTGCGTTatatacgttttttttttcccatttatATGTATCCCAATAATGAAAAAGAACACCATAGCACTAGGTTATTTGACCTCTACAGATCTGCATCAAACTAAAATACCACTTACACGCCCttatagtaattaattaattaatgataaaaatagtaattgattaatataccaattttaataatttgacaTCTGATGCTTTCAtaattgttcttgttcttgctCGGTGTTGGCATCTGCTGTTTGTCAAgagttatttcatatttttcagcGCAACATAACATGGTTTCATGGAGATTTCGGATCAACTagtaatatgattaaaaaatgtatgtaatttaggtaatttttagaaaataaattatttttagagtTGAATTAGGTTAAGTTCAAATTTACACGCAAAAATAATTAGATTTAGTTACAAAATTGAAGTATCTTGATTAGTATAATTATgtataatatttgaataattttaattttttagcctttattttcttaaataaactgtttgaatatataattaaaaattatgtcaaggtattttcttaaaaaatattttaagtttctCTAGTAAATATCCATGAATAGCCAAGGATATTTATCTGACAAGAGCTACTATTTATCTAACATGATAGGTAACAAGGCAACTACCGCCCAACCCTATTATCATCCATAATATATCCTAATCTTTTTGAAAGTCAAGTTCGACCTGTAATTTATTCATGTTAGGGTTTTGGATAGATGCATGTAACATAATCCATAAAAAAACTTGTCAACTATaggacaatgaaaaaaaaaaaactctataaaACATACTATAAACTAAGGTGTATTTGGGTcactttggatttgatttgacTAAGTTGTTACCCAAATTGATCAAAATACTTCATTTTCAGTTAAGTTGAGTTTTTGCAGTTTTCCTTAATTTTGacttaaacaaaatcaattagatTAATGATAAGTTAGGTTGGGTTAGGTCTTTCTGAAAACATAAAATGTTgcttaaaattttctaaaaattgtaaataatcaataaataaaaggataaatatataaattaataataactaaaaaagaaaatatcactTCATTGAATTAGGTTCTTTGCaggtttcaaaataaaaacttgttGCCTGAACTATAGGCCGATTGTCAAGTTTGAATGAGTCAAATCAATTTAACCTGAAAAAACGCCAAAATTTAAATCAACGTGTTCAGATGGAGTTGGGTTCAAAAGTTACCCAAATCATTgaacttttgaaattaatttttttatataaaactttaattttattcatttcctAAAAAAATTGGACCTATTTTAACGTGATGTGGTTTAAGCTAAGTCATAAATCAATCCTTTCTTACCTATTTATATTCCTACATGTGAGAGTGAGAGTGCGTGCTTCCACCGTGGGAACGCACGTTGACGTTGGTGTTCATGATACACTACTGTTAAGATAAGAATATATAGATAACATTGAATACTaagtattatattttgtataaaaaaatatttaatcaatattttagaatattaatactataaaagaaaatataatgctAATCGCAAGAAAATATACTGTGTATTACAGTACTGTATTTcgttttaaaggaaaaaataaaaaaactatcattGATGCAGTGGCCAACTGCCAAATTTGACTTGGAACTTGGAAGAATGCTTAGAAATGGTAGTGAGTGTTACTTATATCTGTATACTGACAAATAATGTACGAGCTGCATTAGTTGTTGGGATTGGAGTGCTAATGTCTGTGCCAATACAAGTAATGCTGTTTGTCTATCTGTTTTAAATTGTATATCAATTGGCAAGTGCTATTGCTGTGAGGCCACTCATCAAGATATCTTTAACTGTATGTCTGATCATAATTGCAGTGCCAACTTCcaactaaatttataatcattaaTACAGCAGCCAATGTAACCGTTTGTATAGATGTAAGTCCAAATGTATATGTTACGGATAATTAAATTAGGACTAGCAGccgttatatattattttttttattgattttcctAATTTTACTACTCCCCTAAATATAacattcttttttcaatttatttatatctttttataagatttattttcGATTCTcttttgcattaattatttttttatccaaatttaaATGTATTATCTCTCTTGTAagaattagataaaaattaaaaagataaacacACATTAATTGATtaggtgaaaaaataattaagtaaaataaaagattatgaaCCCAACACTTTTAAGGGTAATTTTGGAAGAATATTATAATATGCTAACAAATTTAATGTAACTAActatattaattaacttttttaaagaATGTGAATTACTAACTTtcttaaaaagtttaaattagttaaaaaagtcTTATATTTTAGGATAAAAATAGAGTTATAAGATTGGTTAAATgataaaaagaggaaaaatgttatagatttaattttcccactaataaaaaaactaactataaataattaacatttgataaaaaaaggaCGGACATAGTATTAAAAAAGATGTAAAATATGGTTAGTTTACAGAAAAATTCAAGACGGATAAGGAAAGAGCAAcgttttttattgtaaaaaatactataagttttagaaaattaaaaggagcaaaaaaaagtaagaaatcatttttttttactgttatgCTTGTTACTCTATCTATTTGTCCATAATTCTTAATTATAAGactatttcaattaatttatgtctcttaagaaaaatagttatcatattaaatttgttaattatttatacttttattctaaaattatccttttattttttttctattcact from Glycine soja cultivar W05 chromosome 8, ASM419377v2, whole genome shotgun sequence includes:
- the LOC114423870 gene encoding omega-hydroxypalmitate O-feruloyl transferase-like codes for the protein MANKLNIRVGEATLVPPAEETKKGIYFLSNLDQNIAHPVRTVYFYNKSPCRGNEEAAQVIKDALSKVLVHYYPMAGRLTISSEGKLIIECTGEGVVFVEAEEANCVIKDLGDLAKQPDLQTLGKLVYDIPGATNLLQIPPLLTQVTKFKCGGFVLGVNVNHCMSDGICAMQFVNAWGETARGLDLSISPVLDRTILRARNPPKIEFPHHEFDEIEDVSNATKLYEEEEILYKSFCFDPDKLELLKKVATEDGVVKKCSTFEALTAFVWRARSEALGTHSNQQTKLLFAVDGRSKFVPPIPKGYFGNAIVFSNALCKVEELVNNPLSFSVGLVGKAIDMVKDSYMRSAIDYFEVKRSRPSLTATLLITTWTRIPFRSADFGWGKPFFFGPVTLPGKEVILFLSHNEESKSINVLLGLPASAMKRFERLMEI